The genomic stretch AAACATGAGATAAATAGGTTACACTGTCAACACGACATTGGTCAAATTTCAACTTGGTTTCATCTGAAAATAATGTTTTAATACAATTAATTAGTTCCAGCTGTGCATTACCCCACATTATCAAGTTCCCACATGTAACATTTGAGCACACAAGTGACTAATTGGAAACACTGTGCAATCTGTAGGTAGATCAGGAGACCACAAATTACAGTTTGGCACAATAGCCAATTATCTGTGATTGTCACCCATTTATCCTGCTGTTTGTTCCCAAGGGCCTGtgatgcttctttttttttttacattgtgaATGATGGAAATGAGACCCTTCACTTCATTCAGGACCCTAggagctagggcagtggttcccaaactttccaggcCTGCAACACCCTGCTCCATGTGCTGCTGGTCACCAAACCcggaagtaagtgccaatgaTATGGCAACATGCAACACAATGTCATTGGCACcaacttctgggttctgtgactgCAACACAATGATGTCATTGGCATTAATTTCCAGGTTCTGCGATTGTAACTGACCCCTAAAATTAAGGAGATGAGGGTAAGAGGAAGGGCCCACAAAACCATGCACAGCATGcagagcagagcctctgctccaCAGTCTGTTGCTTCGCCATTGTGCTGCCAAGTGGCTTGGTTGGCGTGCCTTCCATGACAGTCTTGGGACTTGTTGCAACATCCCAGGGTGTCATGACGTCCAGTTTGGGACTATGGGGAGCTGTCACTGGCATCTGAACTTGTGTTCTTCTGCATGGAACCCTCAAGGAATTCTGGGCTGATTTGTACCCTTCCCTGGTTACAGTCACTTCAAGGATAATTTCACCATGCACATGAGCTCCAGCTATGATTTGGCACATTACTAAAAGCTTTTCAATCTTCACTGAGCAGATGTTCAACCAATAACGGTACATGCTTGTGAGGAATGATTCACATAACTTGTTTGTAAGAAGCTTCAATCTAGGCTGATATAATATTAGCCCAAAACACAAACATCTCAGTCcagaatttttgtgtgtgtgctctcCTATGAACTAGAGCAATTGCATGCACAAGTGTCTGAAATGATTTAAACCAGGCTTGGGTAAATCCCAGTCTAAGGGCCAGATTCAGCGTTCAGCTGAATCTGTTCCTCCAGTGACTGGAACACTCTTCTGGAGTGCCGCTCGAGTGCCTGTCCCAAGATTGGAACAACGTGACGCTCTGGCCTGTTGTTTTTATGATCTaatgccccagcaggcattgcgACTGGTTTTCACCATAGATGCGATGAGCCAGAACGTTGCATTGTCCTGATCTTGGAACAGGCACTTGCGCAGCACTCCAGAATGCAAAGTGCTGGCTGTGCCAGGGAAAGCATTCCCAGCGTGCAGCAGTCAGTACTTTGCCTGCCACTGATTTAAATGGAGGAAACCAATCCACATGCTGAAAAATATTTATATGGATTGGGTCTCGCCATTGAAAAACTGCACAAGTGTGTCCTGGAGATTCTGTTCTGTAAACAATGGCTGGATTTAGATGGAAGACTGACTTTATTAGTCTTCAATGGCACTTGCATTTTTAAGAGAAACCACAAATTTAACTCTTGGAAATTTAGCCTTGGAACTGAGGTTTCTCTTTTGAAAACAGGACATGCTACCATGTTTGTCTTTCCTTCTATCATACAAATCAGGGTTCACATTTTGCAACAAGAAACTCACATCTAGAGAAAGAGCAAGCATATTTTATATCTATTTCAGCAATCAGTTTCTCAGTTAAAGTACTGTTATTAATTACTGAGATGAAAGGAGAATTATAGAATGAGCGAAATATTTCACAGCATAACATTACAGAATGTACTAAAATCATGCAAGATAAGTGGAAAGACATCATCCTATGAACAGAGTATTGGCAAGTCATGCAGTGGGATATAAACAGACCTTAACAAATAGGGTTAAGTTCATAGTGGCTGTGACCTGATGCAGCATAAAGTTCTTCCATAATTCAAGTCTTACCAAGTCTGCAGAAAAAGAGCCCTCTCTTCAAAAAGTTACTTCTACTGTCTTAAATATTGTTTGACAATAATAAATTATCTGTTTctgttccctcccccacctcccaaaaCAAATACTTGAATTTACACCAGTTTATGCAAGCACAATTTGGGAAGAATAGAAAAAACCATCAACCTGTGCTAAGAAATCTCTCTAAATTCCAATTCATACAAGTTATCACTGGAAGACCGAGCAGGATTAAGAGCTAACTGATCTATTTGTGGGAAAAAATGCTGGTTTAtttctgttctttctttcctttcctagagcccaatcctatccctcccccctcccattgtcAATGCAGCCACGCTGAAAAGGagtgctgtatcccatgggggggggcaggcagattgggaggctttgaaaaggaaaggggagttttttccccttatccctctaTATGCCTCTGTCtcaacaatgggtctccttgaattagtgccagctaaagaggtggcacaaatccaaggtgAAGAAGGGGCAGCGaggtttgaaaaagaggggataggttccagtgcttgccattgctgccagatccactccttccccactccattcctttcccctcctcacccacccctaccactgccttaccttATCTGGTGGGCATAATGGAGTTGATCAGTGGGGTTGTGGCAAAATGCTTGCAAAATGGCCATCAACTGAGTGCTTGGGCTCTGTCAGCAGCCCTTTTAcgacagtggaactctgttctgctgttatAAACACTTGTgcacagcagcccaatcctgcataggattggtctgttattAATGGAAGCATCATTGTCGAACTACATGGCACCTTATCCAGTCTCAGAAGCTATATTGCCCTGATAGGCTCAAGGTTTACTTTAGCTGCTGAAGAATCACAGTGTTCAGGATATCCGCCTCCTGTAGTGTCAGACTTTCATCTGTAAGCTCTTTATGTGGAAATGTAGTCAGAAGAACAAAGTCAATAGATGCAAATGAAGGGCGAGACTGGATAATAAAGTTTCGAATATCTATAATCCTGTTGGAACACACATAATTTTAGCCTCTCAATTAATTTTGcctttggatataaaaatttaaTGTTTGTATCATTCAGCAAATCTAATGAATACAATACCTCATGCACTTAAAGATGAGACTTAAAATGAGGATTACATTACAAAAATTCATAATACTTTGGAACTACTGGCCAAATTATACTTTTCTTTAAATATGTTGCTAGTCACCTACATAATTGTTCCCCCACTGTAAAACAAGACTTGATAtggactaaggacccaatcctctccaactttccacctccggtgcaactgcaatgcagcccagaggtaagggaacaaatgttcccataccttgaggaggcctatgtgactgtccccccaccataggatgcagtgcacgccccattagtatagctgcaccggccctgacaaaatggataagactgggccctaagttggcagCAAGCCTTCATCCTTTGCCAACAGAGTGGTtcagactgtgcccctgccccaccctcgaGCAGTTTTTTTGATTAGGGGGGTAAGCTCCCATGTCTGCCTGGATTGCAGTTCTCCCCCATTCTATTTTATAATTAAACAACACACATGTAGTTCCACAGAACATACTTAAAATAGCATCTACTGTGACTCCAAGTGCCCATTGTACAGTAAACAATTAAGCATTAGCTTACCTGTGTGTCCGATTAAATCTCTGTATTAAACGACTTCCATCCGCTAGCCTAATTTGAATTTTAGTTGTTGGCACAGAGTCATCTATCAGTATAGCAGCATCAAGAATAGATTTATCTTCTTCTTCTGGGGAGGAAGGTGTACTGACAATTTCAGGGGTAAGGCTAAAATAAAGGAAAATGTAGAAATGAGATAACTGAAGGGATCCTAAAGACATTTAGATAAAAGTCCCAATAAATCTTACTTgcaaataaacacacacatagtAATGACAGAAAAGCTACATACTATTGGAGGAAAGAGAGGCAAAGACTGTTGAACCAGCCAACAGAGGCGTAAATGCCTGTGCTTGAGCAATACTGTGCTATGCTCCCAAACATTCTAGCTACCTTGCTGAGATTTAGTGCCCATCAGAGAAGATTAATGGCACCGTGTCTGTGAGGGAAGAGCATGAACCAGTTTGGCTACTGAAAACCTTATACAATGTCAAGGGACAGGAAGAGCTATTATATATACTTGTAGTATTAACTTTTCTACTAAAAATATGTTTACTTTAGTGATTAAAAGTTGGACTAATTGTACAAAAGAACTAGTATGTCAGATTTAAAGTAAAATACTTTGTAACCAGGCACAAATCATTATATGTTGATACCTAAGCTTAAAAGAATGCAACAATATTGTACAAGATGGGCACAAAGTCGCAGAGTAGTATTACATGACTTCGACCCCAAATCATACAATCGAATGCACAGGAACTTTGGAGCCATTTTTATACCCTGAAGTGGTTTATGTAAATTTCTATTTGCCATGGAGAACAATTCCCCTCCCCGCCTCAATTAATAGAAAATATCTACAACCACATAGTCTTTAATAATAAAAGAAACCCAGGTCTGTATAAATTAGTCTAGAAAACAACAGAATAGCTTGAATACATCTGAATAAGCAATCTCAAAGCTACCATAGTTCTGGAGACTAATTCTAAAAAGATGGTAATATATTTCTTAATGTCAAAACTTTCATGCTTCTGATCTTGGTATCAATATTCTAATCTTATTTCAGTAAAGGAAGTGAACTTGGCTACGGATGAAATATATACTGGCCAAGGCAGGAATATATATTGGTCAGCTGGTGTCATTACCAGCCCCAAACCTTAATTCAAAATACCCGATTACTGTTGGGAAGGGTGGTGGCCACAAATGATACAGATGTCCTATGGGAAAACATCAGTCTTTGGCATTTTCTACTGCCATCTTCAGTTGCAAAATGGAAAAAGTATAAGATACTATTgcaaaaagacaattaaaaagtaaaaaatgaCAACTACCTTCCAAGTTTCTGACCTTCTCCGCTGAAAGCTTTGAATTTCAATCTAGGCCTTACATATTCCTGCTCCTGATGGTCTTCCATATCCAGATTAACTTGGCCTCCATGTACCAATCTTTGAAGTTCTGCAGGAATCTCTCTTAACAgcagaaacaaacacacaaacaaaaaaaagaacaccACAATTTTATGCAGGGCCATAACAGGGACCACTGGCATGCCTGGGGGTGTCAAGGACAAGTACCTTTGGGTACATGCCTGTACTTCACCATCCACTGCCCCTGTggctggccttttttttttttcaaagctaaATACGTGGACAACACTCAAATTTGCTGTCCATgtcttttgctttggaaaaaaaaagcagaaaaaaacaggCAGCTGTTCAGAGAAGTTGTGaactgctctgattggctgcccaccttttcactttttttaaaacagcaaaagacATGGGCAGGCAATCTGAtttgaaaaaaagcaaaaaaaactgAGCAGCCTATTGGAGCAGTGCATGACTGTTCCGACTGCACCGGacgtaattgcggtgacatcatcacaattacttccagtgaaGTGGGTGGCTTCACTCTTCCTGGGTGTAGAATAGCCAGGAATGCCAGGGACAGTAAGCTTAACTGTGACCATATAAAAGACTACCATAGCACTGTCCTCACATTAAACTCTCAAGaacagtcagcctgcatcttacaAAAGGGTTACTTACATTCAGAGATCAGTGCATGAAGTCAAGATCACATATAGCCGAAATTCCTTTAAAGTCAACAAATATATACTTTCTCTAAGAACTAAAAGCAGAGTACGAGAGACATACAAGAGGGACTGcgagaacagcagcttcatttccCCTGTTTCAGGCTCGGTGTCGGACATAAAGAGACTAAGTAGAAGGGCGGGCAGAATCACTGGCCTATCACTGTGGCATAAAAGAAAGCACATGTTTACATCTCTACTATTGTCAGTGGATTTGCAATGCCTTTTCACACATCTTTTGCATTAATTCCTGAGCGCTTTATGTGGAAGCAGTGTTACAGTTCTGCTGGAGTTTTTCAGTAAATATGAAGGATCTGTGGCAGTGTAAAACTCTCAAGAACGTGTATGATTGTGTTAGAAGGCATAAAGGTCCTGGGGAAAATGGCATGATCCAAACACCTCAGGTGAGTCTCTTTAGTGGCACTCCCTGCACATAACATGGCATTTCTGCTTAAATCATCCAGTGTATTAAGTTCAAGTcatcaccacctcctcctgctaCACTATAATCCTTTCCAAGCATTCCTCTAGTTTTCATGGCTTTATGAAGGACTCTGGTAAGGAGATTAGTCTAAAAGACTTTTTCCATAACACTAGCAAACATGATTTCTACAACAGACAGaaagagacagaagaaaagaacCAGCAGTTTTTATCTTgagaaatagaatttttttttaattttatacatTCTTTTAAGTCATCTCATTTCTGCAACACCATATTCTGTTTCTAGAATATGAGGGTAAATATGAAAATGTGGTATGGAAGCTGCCACAGGAAATGCATTTGTAATGTAAGGATCCCTGCTTTATGTCTGAAACTGATATTTAAATATAGCCTACAATTTTGGTTATTAATTCAATTCATAAGTTCTCAAAGAACATGCACTTATTTGGAAACAATTGTGAAAATTCATTCCAGAAGTTATAGTCCCAAATACAGAGTGGTTAACTCACCCTCTTTTAACAGACTCAAGAAACTGAGCATTTACTGGATCTGTGTACGTTCTCAGCTCTCCATCATCTAAACTGAAACCGTTCCTCCACAATTTAAGCAAAATTTGAACCTGTCAATGAATTAGatgtaaaaaaatgtatttaacagAAAGAATGTGGTTTGGCATTCAAGAACATTCCACTGTGCTTCCAGAGCTACATGCAAGGAAGGGCTGCCTCAGTTTCTGAAATGCAAGGGAAAAGTTATGTATTAATCTACAGAATGTAATGGTACTTGCTAGTACAGTGTTGATGGTATCAGGGCCTCAATGTGCAAACTGAAGCTGCTTATCAGTACAGTCGTGTGTCACTTAGCCacagggatgcagaccagcaCCCCTGTTGCCAAACGAGGCTTGACACTATATGAAGCCTCCAAAGACCagggggagctgtgctcccctcacctctggaggcttttctgagcctcgcagaagcAGTGCGTGACTATACGTTGCctatgaggctcagaaaagcctccaaaggcaaggggagcagaacttCCCTctgctttggaggcttgggggtgtgtgtgcagggaccgGCAGCAGTGTCACATATGCAGCCCATCACTGGCTGAAGCATCGCAAAGCGGCACTCACCTGTATAttgcaaattttttttgtttccaagtCAAGGTGGCTTGCAAAGACATAGGGCCATGTTGAGCAACCATCAAGTCCAAAATACTTTTGCTTATATACTAGATTTATGGCAAGAAAACAAAATAGTAAATGTGAACCATTTGGACTTGAGATTAACCCATGTGATCAAGAAATTAGAGAGACCAACAGCCCAactctatccagcacaggagcaccaGCTCCAAAcagctactactgcatcctgtgctggaactgagcaggctggaggtctcttcctttcattcattcccttaccctgagtaaagtgGTAaagtgctcaatggggcttcttgagtctgcaccaccTAATTTGATGGCACAAACTCAAGAAGCTTCGTGTCAGGGTTTCAAGCCCAACACAGGtgataggattcagtggaggaagacttcactggtcccaccccccactccctgaTCAGTcctactcccattcctccctctttccACCTAGGAATGCTTCCACCACACCCTACTGCCATCCTCCCCATACTTCTCGTTGCTTACCTGCTTTCTGCCAGTGGACAGGGCTCCCACTGCAGTATTGACAGGGCAGCATAAGCCTCCCTGCTGGACCTGCTTACTCCCTAGGTGGcccaaatatgccttatggcaagtttgtgacacccagcaccggtCCTGCGGTTGCTGCGCCAGCTGTAGGGCAGCATTGGATTGGATTGCCCATGAAGTGTACATGTATATAGTTATTGATAAGTACCatcagtggcttagctaatgattgtgtagaccggtgtcaagctcaaaatgatgccctggaagtgacgtcacaaccagaagtgacgtcacgcccaggctttttaaaaagtgtgccccagattggttagagacactgtgctggggtgaagagggatggtttttctgcccctgctaaatataaaaggagcaccacttgaaaaagtgccgttttacccagttagcaggggtaactgtaatatgatacatggaaatgagagcagactcatattaacacattattggttccatactctatcataataacatatcattgcaacatgtcaacaacaacaacatgtcattggttctcagaacaatcagtctcataggtcggttttgagttaaagaaatccacttttttccATAAGgtggttgtgttttcatttcctagttaattggccataacttttgatagaacacagatattccaatggggtttgctgcattgcattcctcattaaat from Tiliqua scincoides isolate rTilSci1 chromosome 4, rTilSci1.hap2, whole genome shotgun sequence encodes the following:
- the UBXN2B gene encoding UBX domain-containing protein 2B; this translates as MADGGAATGQRQEEEAEATGTSAPRKEKGPRGSGRPPTIQDLQLALAGLYEDEMKRQPSHPDKPAVRVASHSRLPVQSLKFDSLRSMRKPERSMSDDKDNQRFYSGDSEYKERQVIGPSHNLTPSKIVDELFKEAREHGAVPLDEVSRASGDGHKAKSFSGGGYRLGDSSLRRSEYIYGENQHGQDVQILLKLWRNGFSLDDGELRTYTDPVNAQFLESVKRGEIPAELQRLVHGGQVNLDMEDHQEQEYVRPRLKFKAFSGEGQKLGSLTPEIVSTPSSPEEEDKSILDAAILIDDSVPTTKIQIRLADGSRLIQRFNRTHRIIDIRNFIIQSRPSFASIDFVLLTTFPHKELTDESLTLQEADILNTVILQQLK